The following coding sequences are from one Rathayibacter sp. VKM Ac-2760 window:
- a CDS encoding AI-2E family transporter, which yields MITPRAFARSRRRRDAPAQPAVEPDIVVSTDPEKPVFTIRSFRIGLFGGLGVLVALVVGGLVVSLSTVLTYVFVALFFALGLDPLVSWLESKKIPRALAITIVLASVLLIFAGLLLYIIPILIEQLTIFVTSAPRIVNDIASQPWVLDLERQLSGVVEVDALIGNVQSFIGNPNNLLSLGGGILAVGTGIASGVTGAIIVLILTLYFLASLRSMKSVAYRFAPASHRPKAREVGEEITGAVGRYVVGQVSLAAVNGVLTFILLLIIGGPVPALLACVAFLGSLIPLVGTISGAIIISLACLLASPVTALVAAIYYLVYMQVEAYILSPRIMNRAVSVPGAVVVIAAVAGGTLAGVLGALVAIPVAASVIIVVQKVVFPRQDAK from the coding sequence ATGATCACCCCGCGCGCCTTCGCCCGCTCCCGCCGGCGCCGCGACGCGCCGGCCCAGCCCGCCGTCGAGCCCGACATCGTGGTGTCGACCGACCCGGAGAAGCCGGTCTTCACGATCCGCTCGTTCCGCATCGGCCTCTTCGGCGGCCTCGGCGTGCTGGTCGCTCTCGTCGTCGGCGGCCTCGTCGTCTCGCTGAGCACCGTGCTGACGTACGTCTTCGTCGCGCTGTTCTTCGCCCTCGGGCTCGACCCGCTCGTCTCCTGGCTGGAGAGCAAGAAGATCCCGCGCGCCCTCGCGATCACCATCGTGCTCGCGTCGGTGCTGCTGATCTTCGCCGGACTGCTCCTCTACATCATCCCGATCCTGATCGAGCAGCTGACGATCTTCGTGACCAGCGCCCCGCGCATCGTCAACGACATCGCCTCGCAGCCCTGGGTGCTCGACCTGGAGCGGCAGCTCAGCGGCGTCGTCGAGGTCGATGCGCTGATCGGCAACGTGCAGAGCTTCATCGGCAACCCGAACAACCTGCTCTCGCTCGGCGGTGGGATCCTCGCGGTCGGCACCGGCATCGCCAGCGGCGTCACCGGCGCGATCATCGTCCTGATCCTCACCCTCTACTTCCTCGCCTCGCTGCGCTCGATGAAGTCCGTCGCCTACCGCTTCGCCCCCGCCTCGCACCGCCCGAAGGCGCGCGAGGTCGGCGAGGAGATCACCGGCGCGGTCGGTCGCTACGTCGTCGGCCAGGTGTCGCTCGCCGCGGTCAACGGCGTGCTCACCTTCATCCTGCTGCTCATCATCGGCGGGCCGGTGCCGGCGCTGCTGGCCTGCGTCGCGTTCCTCGGCTCGCTGATCCCGCTGGTCGGCACGATCTCGGGCGCGATCATCATCTCGCTCGCCTGCCTGCTCGCCTCCCCGGTGACGGCGCTCGTGGCGGCGATCTACTACCTCGTCTACATGCAGGTCGAGGCGTACATCCTCAGCCCGCGGATCATGAACCGGGCCGTGTCGGTGCCGGGAGCGGTCGTCGTCATCGCGGCCGTCGCGGGTGGGACGCTCGCCGGCGTGCTGGGGGCGCTCGTGGCGATCCCAGTGGCGGCGTCGGTCATCATCGTCGTGCAGAAGGTCGTCTTCCCGAGGCAGGACGCGAAGTAG
- a CDS encoding pyridoxamine 5'-phosphate oxidase family protein — protein sequence MDTLSTTDRTRVTRLRDRQSIDRGALDALLDEALIAHVAVVRDGVAIVLPILFARDGDDLLLHGSSGGGLLREAARGSVLTVAVTLVDGLVVARSAFDSSMNYRSAMILGRAEAVEGDEKPRALELLTARFLPGRTAETRPSTAREIAATLVLRLPLAEASLKIRAAGPSDDAAQTPGVWAGTVPLVTRTLPPVPAPGSASQVPPSATAFTTTVDSAVPPFR from the coding sequence ATGGACACCCTCAGCACCACCGACCGCACCCGCGTCACCCGCCTCCGCGACCGCCAGAGCATCGACCGCGGCGCCCTCGACGCCCTGCTCGACGAGGCCCTGATCGCGCACGTCGCCGTCGTCCGCGACGGAGTCGCGATCGTGCTGCCGATCCTCTTCGCCCGCGACGGCGACGACCTGCTCCTGCACGGCTCGAGCGGAGGCGGACTGCTGCGCGAGGCCGCCCGCGGCTCCGTGCTCACCGTCGCGGTGACCCTCGTCGACGGGCTCGTCGTCGCCCGCTCCGCCTTCGACAGCTCGATGAACTACCGCTCCGCGATGATCCTCGGCCGCGCCGAGGCCGTCGAGGGCGACGAGAAGCCCCGCGCCCTCGAGCTGCTGACCGCGCGCTTCCTGCCCGGCCGCACCGCCGAGACCCGCCCGAGCACCGCCCGCGAGATCGCCGCGACCCTCGTGCTCCGCCTCCCCCTCGCCGAGGCCAGCCTCAAGATCCGCGCCGCCGGCCCCTCCGACGACGCCGCGCAGACCCCCGGCGTCTGGGCAGGCACCGTCCCGCTCGTGACGAGGACCCTCCCTCCGGTCCCGGCGCCGGGTTCCGCCTCTCAGGTCCCCCCGTCCGCCACCGCCTTCACCACCACGGTCGACAGCGCGGTGCCGCCCTTCCGCTGA
- a CDS encoding PLP-dependent aminotransferase family protein, with protein sequence MASGDLEVPLLLRLPERGSVRSGLAEALRVAVLDGRYAAGEAIPSSRVLAQQLGVSRGSVVAAVDQLVGEGYLVAHPRAAVTVAADGVVVPIRSRFERAESAAVPLPVRLDLRPGRPDTRDLDGPEWRAAWRPALSAPPSELPSAAGHAGLRTQIAEQLRRSRGIDVDAEDVLVTSGTADAVALLVRAAAAALGRPVRVAVEDPGYPAVRRRLRAEAHEVVGVPVDADGIDLDALATSGADVVIVTPSHQYPTGGRLALAARLELVRRAATERLLVIEDDYDSEFRYVGAPLPALASLDGGGGVAHVGSFSKTVSPWLRVAYLALPPSSWLHGAVRQVDAERDASVSGPTQEALAAFMAGGGFRRHLTRSRRRYSHRRGLVRDFSESIDWGSARGLDGGLHVVLGLPEPLEATAVVAALAAEGLLVAPLDDYALAERAGEEALVLGYGSASDLELSAALSTIDRTVRALLGGGPAVRGIPGG encoded by the coding sequence ATGGCGTCCGGTGATCTCGAGGTGCCGCTGCTGCTGCGCCTGCCGGAGCGAGGGTCGGTCCGCTCGGGGCTGGCCGAGGCGCTGCGGGTCGCGGTGCTGGACGGACGCTACGCGGCCGGAGAGGCGATCCCGTCGAGCCGGGTGCTGGCGCAGCAGCTGGGAGTGTCCCGCGGGTCGGTCGTCGCGGCGGTCGATCAGCTGGTCGGCGAGGGCTACCTCGTGGCGCACCCGCGCGCGGCGGTGACGGTGGCGGCCGACGGGGTCGTCGTGCCGATCCGGTCACGGTTCGAGCGGGCGGAGTCCGCGGCGGTGCCGCTGCCGGTCCGGCTGGATCTGCGGCCGGGGCGCCCGGACACGCGCGACCTCGACGGGCCGGAGTGGCGGGCTGCCTGGCGGCCGGCGCTCTCGGCTCCGCCCTCGGAGCTGCCCTCGGCGGCGGGGCACGCGGGGCTGCGGACGCAGATCGCCGAGCAGCTGCGGCGCTCGCGCGGCATCGACGTGGACGCCGAGGACGTCCTCGTGACGAGCGGAACCGCGGACGCGGTCGCACTCCTGGTGCGGGCGGCCGCCGCGGCGCTCGGCCGGCCGGTGAGGGTCGCCGTCGAGGACCCGGGCTACCCGGCGGTCCGGCGACGGCTGCGAGCAGAGGCGCACGAGGTCGTCGGTGTCCCGGTCGACGCCGACGGGATCGACCTGGATGCGCTCGCGACGAGCGGCGCCGACGTCGTCATCGTCACTCCGTCGCACCAGTACCCGACCGGAGGGCGTCTGGCGCTCGCCGCCCGCCTCGAGCTGGTGCGCCGCGCAGCGACGGAGCGGCTCCTGGTGATCGAGGACGACTACGACAGCGAATTCCGCTACGTCGGCGCACCGCTCCCGGCGCTCGCGTCGCTGGACGGCGGCGGGGGAGTGGCGCACGTCGGGTCGTTCTCGAAGACGGTGTCGCCCTGGCTGCGGGTCGCGTACCTGGCGCTGCCGCCCTCGTCCTGGCTGCACGGGGCGGTACGGCAGGTCGACGCCGAGCGCGACGCCTCCGTCTCGGGGCCGACGCAGGAGGCGCTCGCCGCGTTCATGGCGGGCGGCGGCTTCCGGCGGCACCTGACCCGCTCGCGGCGGCGCTACTCGCACCGGCGCGGGCTGGTCCGCGACTTCTCCGAGTCGATCGACTGGGGCTCCGCGCGCGGGCTCGACGGCGGGCTGCACGTCGTGCTCGGCCTGCCCGAGCCGCTCGAGGCGACGGCGGTCGTGGCGGCGCTCGCGGCCGAGGGGCTCCTCGTCGCGCCGCTGGACGACTACGCGCTCGCCGAGCGGGCAGGGGAGGAGGCGCTCGTGCTCGGCTACGGCAGCGCGAGCGACCTCGAGCTGAGCGCGGCTCTGAGCACGATCGACCGCACCGTCCGGGCACTGCTCGGCGGCGGTCCCGCCGTCCGTGGTATCCCTGGAGGATGA
- a CDS encoding HhH-GPD-type base excision DNA repair protein — protein sequence MTADSALHITDDADADALLTRDPLALLIGMLLDQQVAMETAFSGPLKLSERLAEEGSSFDAAAIADFDEDRFSELSRTPPAIHRYPANMAGRVQTLCRAIVDDWDGDASAIWTRDDPDGREVLTRLKALPGFGDQKARIFVALLGKRRGFEGAGWREAAGAYGEEDSFRSVADIVSPESLAKVRATKQAAKAAAKAEK from the coding sequence ATGACCGCCGACTCCGCCCTGCACATCACCGACGACGCCGACGCCGACGCGCTGCTCACCCGCGACCCGCTCGCCCTGCTGATCGGGATGCTGCTGGACCAGCAGGTCGCGATGGAGACGGCGTTCTCGGGGCCGCTGAAGCTCTCCGAGCGCCTCGCCGAGGAGGGGTCGTCGTTCGACGCCGCAGCGATCGCGGACTTCGACGAGGACCGCTTCTCGGAGCTGTCGCGGACGCCTCCGGCGATCCACCGCTACCCGGCGAACATGGCCGGCCGAGTGCAGACCCTCTGCCGCGCGATCGTCGACGACTGGGACGGCGACGCCTCGGCGATCTGGACCCGCGACGACCCCGACGGCCGCGAGGTCCTCACGCGGCTCAAGGCGCTCCCCGGTTTCGGCGACCAGAAGGCCCGCATCTTCGTCGCCCTGCTCGGCAAGCGCCGCGGCTTCGAGGGCGCGGGCTGGCGCGAGGCGGCGGGCGCTTACGGCGAGGAGGACTCGTTCCGCTCGGTCGCCGACATCGTCTCGCCCGAGTCCCTCGCCAAGGTCCGCGCCACGAAGCAGGCGGCCAAGGCCGCCGCCAAGGCCGAGAAGTAG
- a CDS encoding GNAT family N-acetyltransferase, which translates to MLPSATARLHFREMTEADLDLLAELLGDAAVMRYYPAPKTREEAVEWIAWNRRNYERDGVGLWIIETAGGDFVGDCGLTWQSVNGVPELEVGYHVRSSLHGRGYATEAAAACLELARRNGLANRLVAIVHPENTASRRVAEKIGLRVAGEERDGGPLIRIVLATRLAELRPPHKKD; encoded by the coding sequence ATGCTGCCTTCCGCTACTGCGCGCCTGCACTTCCGCGAGATGACCGAAGCGGACCTCGATCTCCTCGCCGAGCTCCTCGGCGACGCGGCGGTGATGCGGTACTACCCCGCCCCGAAGACGCGCGAGGAGGCGGTCGAGTGGATCGCCTGGAACCGGCGCAACTACGAGCGCGACGGCGTCGGGCTGTGGATCATCGAGACAGCGGGAGGCGACTTCGTGGGGGACTGCGGCCTGACGTGGCAGAGCGTCAACGGCGTTCCCGAGCTCGAGGTCGGCTACCACGTCCGCTCCTCTCTGCACGGTCGCGGCTACGCCACGGAGGCGGCGGCCGCCTGTCTCGAGCTGGCGCGGCGGAACGGCCTCGCGAACCGCCTCGTCGCGATCGTTCATCCCGAGAACACCGCCTCCCGGCGCGTCGCGGAGAAGATCGGCCTCCGCGTCGCCGGCGAGGAGCGCGACGGAGGCCCGCTGATCCGGATCGTCCTCGCGACGCGGCTCGCCGAACTCCGGCCTCCTCACAAGAAAGACTGA
- a CDS encoding alpha/beta hydrolase — MSSKKDRKGRDELETTGTDVVDNAQLARILDRVLAVQRPAVLANIRALRRRRPNATPEQLITSLERQYLSSVAAGGAAIGATAVVPGIGTAASVALSGAGAIGFLEASALFAQSVTEVHGIHVEDPDRARALVLTLMMGSSGSELVRQVAGQATGSGSGLNQYWGSVVTKGLPSFLVGELADRAKKSFAKHFLAQQGAGLVGRAMPFGIGAALGGVGNAMLGRKVVQSARDAFGPAPQVFGNALVIEPTRSQRKALAAAPAEPLDLHVRDYGGTGERVALLLHGLGSDSRIWYALVPTLQEHGYRVVAPDLAGHGGSPKSPAYSVERWAEDVRASVLQTPDLVIGHGLGAVVAARLAPEYGVERLILLDPAFSDAKGLTAALRRGGSIAHVEKGEADELRHRHPIWTDEQIELDVSAHALWDPESAAGLTARGAADAPDTFPVPTLAVLPEDPLGHASLGGVLADRGVEVRTVPGAGASILREDRAALIAALAEHL, encoded by the coding sequence ATGTCCTCGAAGAAGGACCGCAAGGGCCGCGACGAACTCGAGACGACCGGCACCGACGTCGTCGACAACGCGCAGCTCGCCCGGATTCTCGACCGCGTCCTCGCCGTCCAGCGGCCCGCGGTGCTCGCGAACATCCGAGCCCTCCGCCGTCGTCGCCCGAACGCCACTCCCGAGCAGCTGATCACCTCGCTCGAGCGCCAGTACCTCTCCAGCGTCGCGGCCGGTGGCGCGGCCATCGGGGCGACCGCGGTCGTCCCCGGAATCGGCACCGCCGCCTCCGTCGCCCTCTCCGGCGCCGGCGCGATCGGCTTCCTCGAGGCGAGCGCGCTCTTCGCGCAGTCCGTCACCGAGGTGCACGGCATCCACGTCGAGGACCCGGACCGCGCCCGCGCGCTCGTCCTGACGCTGATGATGGGCTCCTCCGGCAGCGAGCTGGTGCGCCAGGTCGCCGGGCAGGCGACCGGGTCCGGCTCCGGGCTCAACCAGTACTGGGGCTCGGTGGTGACGAAGGGGCTGCCGTCGTTCCTCGTCGGCGAGCTGGCCGACCGGGCGAAGAAGTCGTTCGCGAAGCACTTCCTGGCGCAGCAGGGCGCGGGGCTGGTCGGCCGGGCGATGCCGTTCGGGATCGGCGCGGCGCTCGGCGGGGTCGGCAATGCGATGCTCGGCCGCAAGGTGGTGCAGAGCGCGCGCGACGCCTTCGGGCCGGCGCCGCAGGTCTTCGGCAATGCGCTCGTGATCGAGCCGACCCGCTCGCAGCGCAAGGCGCTCGCGGCCGCTCCGGCCGAGCCGCTCGACCTCCACGTCCGCGACTACGGCGGAACCGGCGAGCGCGTCGCGCTGCTGCTGCACGGGCTCGGCTCCGACTCCCGCATCTGGTACGCGCTGGTGCCGACGCTGCAGGAGCACGGCTACCGCGTCGTCGCGCCGGACCTGGCCGGGCACGGCGGCTCGCCGAAGTCGCCCGCGTACTCGGTCGAGCGCTGGGCGGAGGACGTGCGCGCCTCGGTGCTGCAGACGCCGGACCTCGTCATCGGGCACGGGCTCGGTGCGGTCGTCGCCGCGCGGCTCGCCCCGGAGTACGGCGTCGAGCGGCTGATCCTGCTCGACCCCGCCTTCTCGGACGCGAAGGGCCTCACGGCGGCGCTGCGCCGCGGCGGCTCGATCGCGCACGTCGAGAAGGGCGAGGCGGACGAGCTGCGCCACCGCCACCCGATCTGGACCGACGAGCAGATCGAGCTCGACGTCTCGGCGCACGCGCTCTGGGACCCGGAGTCCGCAGCCGGGCTGACGGCGCGCGGCGCGGCCGACGCTCCCGACACGTTCCCGGTGCCGACACTCGCCGTGCTGCCGGAGGACCCGCTGGGCCATGCGTCCCTCGGCGGCGTGCTCGCCGACCGCGGCGTCGAGGTGCGCACGGTGCCGGGCGCCGGCGCCTCGATCCTGCGCGAGGACCGCGCGGCGCTGATCGCGGCCCTCGCCGAGCACCTCTAG
- a CDS encoding ABC transporter ATP-binding protein encodes MTVPIAQDAPVVIACRGLGIRFRRNRRGRRSFKDLFAGGSRRSRPGEFWALRGLDVEVRAGEAIGVVGRNGQGKSTLLKLVAGVVLPDEGVVEVRGGVAPLIEITGGFVADLSVRENVYLTAGLHGMSRREVDDRFVSIIEFAEIGDFLDTPYKHLSSGMKVRIAFSVVSRLEEPIILVDEVLAVGDKAFREKCYARIEELLAAGRTLFFVSHNERDLRRFCTRGLYLDKGALVLDAPIDQVLARYSEDYAPKAQPAAE; translated from the coding sequence GTGACCGTGCCGATCGCGCAGGACGCCCCCGTCGTCATCGCCTGCCGCGGGCTCGGGATCCGGTTCCGCCGCAACCGGCGCGGCCGCCGCTCCTTCAAGGACCTCTTCGCCGGCGGCTCGCGCCGGTCGCGGCCCGGCGAGTTCTGGGCGCTGCGCGGCCTCGACGTCGAGGTGCGGGCCGGCGAGGCGATCGGCGTCGTGGGCCGGAACGGGCAGGGCAAGTCGACGCTGCTCAAGCTCGTCGCCGGCGTCGTGCTGCCGGACGAGGGTGTCGTCGAGGTCCGCGGCGGGGTCGCGCCGCTGATCGAGATCACCGGCGGCTTCGTCGCCGATCTCAGCGTCCGCGAGAACGTCTACCTCACCGCCGGGCTGCACGGCATGTCCCGGCGCGAGGTCGACGACCGCTTCGTCTCGATCATCGAGTTCGCCGAGATCGGCGACTTCCTCGACACCCCCTACAAGCACCTCTCCAGCGGGATGAAGGTGCGGATCGCCTTCTCGGTGGTGTCGCGGCTCGAGGAGCCGATCATCCTGGTCGACGAGGTGCTCGCCGTCGGCGACAAGGCCTTCCGCGAGAAGTGCTACGCCCGGATCGAGGAGCTGCTGGCCGCCGGCCGCACGCTGTTCTTCGTCTCGCACAACGAGCGGGACCTGCGCCGCTTCTGCACGCGCGGGCTCTACCTGGACAAGGGCGCCCTGGTCCTCGACGCACCGATCGATCAGGTTCTCGCCCGGTATTCTGAGGACTACGCGCCGAAAGCGCAGCCCGCCGCGGAGTGA
- a CDS encoding ABC transporter permease: MSSPARVDDAATAVRSHRSRAWRYRHSLWLLTKRDLTVRYATSALGYVWSVLDPLVMSGIYYFVFTVVFQRSVGEDPYIVFLLAGLLPWMWFNQATSDATRAFLREAKLVRSTSIPRTIWVGRIVLSKGIEFVASLPVLVLFAVIAGASVTPAILLFPVAILLQGVLTLGVGLLVAPLVVFFRDLERAIKLVLRFLFYASPIIYSTANLPEAIRPWAALNPLSGIFALYRSTFFAGELDLRLILVSALISFLVLGLGLIVFRRSERAVLKEL, translated from the coding sequence GTGAGCAGTCCCGCCCGCGTCGACGACGCCGCCACGGCCGTGCGCTCGCACCGCTCGCGGGCCTGGCGCTACCGGCACTCGCTCTGGCTGCTGACGAAGCGCGATCTCACCGTCCGCTACGCCACCAGCGCGCTCGGCTACGTCTGGTCGGTGCTCGATCCGCTGGTGATGTCGGGCATCTACTACTTCGTCTTCACCGTCGTCTTCCAGCGCTCGGTGGGCGAGGACCCGTACATCGTCTTCCTGCTCGCCGGTCTGCTGCCGTGGATGTGGTTCAACCAGGCGACCTCGGATGCGACGCGCGCGTTCCTCCGCGAGGCGAAGCTCGTGCGCTCCACGTCGATCCCGCGGACGATCTGGGTCGGCCGGATCGTGCTTTCGAAGGGGATCGAGTTCGTGGCGAGCCTGCCGGTGCTCGTGCTGTTCGCGGTGATCGCGGGCGCCTCGGTGACGCCGGCGATCCTGCTCTTCCCCGTCGCGATCCTGCTGCAGGGCGTGCTCACCCTCGGCGTCGGCCTGCTCGTCGCTCCGCTCGTGGTGTTCTTCCGCGACCTGGAGCGGGCGATCAAGCTCGTGCTGCGCTTCCTCTTCTACGCCTCGCCGATCATCTACTCGACCGCGAACCTGCCCGAGGCGATCCGCCCGTGGGCCGCGCTCAATCCGCTCAGCGGGATCTTCGCGCTCTACCGCTCCACCTTCTTCGCGGGCGAGCTCGACCTGCGGCTCATCCTCGTCTCCGCGCTGATCTCCTTCCTCGTGCTGGGGCTCGGACTGATCGTCTTCCGCCGCTCCGAGCGCGCGGTGCTGAAGGAGCTGTGA
- a CDS encoding NTP transferase domain-containing protein: MILAAGMGSRLGRSLPKPLTPLSDGRTIMGQQFDNIHHAFGTAVPVSIVVGYKLEHIIEAFPSATFVYNEQYDQTNTSKSLLRALQASGQGGVLWMNGDVVFDPRILDRTADLIAKDVSFVTVNTAKVSDEEVKYTTSAEGYIDQLSKTVKGGLGEAVGINYVSAADKPALIRQLARVDAQDYFERGIELAIEQDRLLVEPMDISELYAVEVDFAEDLERANLFV; this comes from the coding sequence GTGATCCTCGCCGCGGGCATGGGCAGCCGGCTCGGCCGCTCCCTCCCGAAGCCGCTCACCCCGCTGAGCGACGGCCGCACGATCATGGGCCAGCAGTTCGACAACATCCACCACGCCTTCGGCACCGCCGTCCCGGTGAGCATCGTCGTCGGCTACAAGCTCGAGCACATCATCGAGGCGTTCCCCTCGGCGACGTTCGTCTACAACGAGCAGTACGACCAGACCAACACCTCCAAGAGCCTCCTCCGCGCCCTGCAGGCCTCCGGCCAGGGCGGCGTGCTGTGGATGAACGGCGACGTCGTCTTCGACCCGCGCATCCTCGACCGCACCGCTGACCTCATCGCGAAGGACGTCTCCTTCGTCACCGTCAACACCGCGAAGGTGTCCGACGAGGAGGTCAAGTACACGACGAGCGCCGAGGGCTACATCGACCAGCTGTCCAAGACGGTCAAGGGCGGACTCGGCGAGGCCGTCGGCATCAACTACGTCTCGGCCGCCGACAAGCCGGCGCTCATCCGCCAGCTGGCCCGGGTCGACGCCCAGGACTACTTCGAGCGTGGAATAGAGTTGGCGATCGAGCAGGACAGACTGCTCGTCGAGCCGATGGACATCTCCGAGCTCTACGCCGTCGAGGTGGACTTCGCCGAGGATCTCGAGCGGGCGAACCTCTTCGTCTGA
- a CDS encoding ABC transporter ATP-binding protein, with protein MTSATNAEETERDDAPPAESPAPAAVEADLEHPVVFELHAVTRTFGRTVAADRIDLAVRAGTFYGIIGPNGAGKTTTLSMMTGLLRPDTGRVLVHGVDVWKDPRAAKPLIGVLPDRLRLFDRLTGAQFLAYSAALRGIDRPTARARTLELAEALGLTDALERLISDYSAGMAKKVALAGAMIHAPRVLVLDEPFESVDPVSSAAVITVLRRFVAGGGTVVLSSHGLDFIERVCDDVAVIVGGRVLAAGSVEEVAGTATLEERFLELAGGKQIAEGLQWLHDFSG; from the coding sequence ATGACGTCCGCGACGAACGCCGAGGAAACCGAGCGCGACGACGCTCCGCCCGCCGAGTCGCCGGCTCCCGCCGCGGTCGAGGCGGATCTCGAGCACCCCGTCGTGTTCGAGCTGCACGCCGTGACCCGAACCTTCGGCCGCACCGTCGCCGCCGATCGCATCGACCTCGCCGTCCGAGCCGGCACCTTCTACGGGATCATCGGGCCCAACGGCGCGGGCAAGACCACGACGCTCTCGATGATGACCGGGCTGCTCCGCCCCGACACCGGCCGCGTCCTCGTGCACGGCGTCGACGTCTGGAAGGACCCGCGGGCCGCCAAGCCGCTGATCGGCGTCCTGCCCGACCGCCTCCGCCTGTTCGACCGGCTGACCGGCGCGCAGTTCCTCGCCTACTCCGCCGCGCTGCGCGGGATCGACCGCCCGACGGCGCGCGCGCGCACCCTCGAGCTCGCCGAGGCGCTCGGCCTGACCGACGCGCTCGAGCGGCTCATCTCCGACTACTCCGCCGGCATGGCGAAGAAGGTCGCGCTGGCCGGCGCGATGATCCACGCGCCGCGGGTGCTCGTCCTCGACGAGCCGTTCGAGTCCGTCGACCCGGTGTCCTCGGCCGCCGTGATCACCGTGCTGCGCCGCTTCGTCGCCGGCGGCGGCACGGTGGTGCTCTCCAGCCACGGCCTCGACTTCATCGAGCGGGTCTGCGACGACGTGGCGGTGATCGTGGGCGGGCGCGTGCTCGCCGCGGGCTCCGTCGAGGAGGTCGCCGGCACGGCCACGCTCGAGGAGCGCTTCCTCGAGCTCGCGGGCGGCAAGCAGATCGCCGAGGGGCTGCAGTGGTTGCACGACTTCTCCGGCTGA
- a CDS encoding ABC transporter permease, with protein MVARLLRLRLDVLLGAFRSGARHTGGALLGLLVVVVTTAGLLAGLSTLEPGSGLAADAVIAGGAVLTLGFLVLPFLLGPKDPMDPRAFRLFGIPSGRLAAALALAGLVSAPVLALVVLGGALIPIFPAAGLLAVLGPLLGVLTTALLARIGLAASSALVASRTARELLAVLGLVLLLTVPVVLLLVTGLDWGGEGAGALERLAAALAPTPFGAAWAVAPGAAAGEAAGPLLTALLTLAAAGALWWLMVRTLTGRPERTSRPPRGLRLGWFDVLGGSRTGVIAARTMTYWLRDPRYQASLVAVPLLPIVAVVLLALVGVPFPLLSLLPVPLIALFLGWFLHNDVAYDGSAFWLHAAAGVRGWSDRLGRAFPTLLLGLPVVVLGSLVTSATSGLDDALPVLLAVNAALLLVPAGVASTLSARLAYPAPRPGDSAFVQPQAPGASGAGAQALAFGLGLLLAAPSVVLAVQALFFGGDRDQAILVGAGSAVVVFALGVLLGGVLFDRRAAELVSFTSRY; from the coding sequence GTGGTTGCACGACTTCTCCGGCTGAGGCTCGACGTCCTGCTCGGCGCGTTCCGCTCCGGCGCGCGGCACACCGGCGGGGCCCTGCTCGGGCTGCTGGTCGTCGTCGTCACGACCGCGGGGCTGCTCGCCGGTCTCTCGACGCTCGAGCCGGGCTCCGGGCTCGCGGCCGACGCGGTGATCGCCGGGGGAGCGGTGCTGACCCTCGGCTTCCTGGTGCTGCCGTTCCTGCTCGGGCCGAAGGATCCGATGGATCCGCGCGCGTTCCGGCTGTTCGGCATCCCGAGCGGTCGCCTCGCGGCGGCCCTCGCCCTGGCCGGCCTGGTCTCGGCGCCGGTGCTCGCCCTCGTCGTGCTGGGCGGCGCGCTGATCCCGATCTTCCCCGCGGCCGGGCTCCTGGCGGTGCTCGGCCCGCTCCTCGGCGTCCTCACCACCGCGCTGCTCGCGCGGATCGGACTCGCCGCCTCCTCCGCGCTGGTCGCCTCGCGCACCGCTCGTGAGCTGCTCGCCGTGCTCGGCCTGGTCCTCCTCCTCACCGTGCCGGTCGTCCTCCTGCTCGTCACCGGTCTCGACTGGGGCGGCGAGGGCGCGGGCGCGCTCGAGCGCCTGGCCGCCGCCCTGGCGCCGACGCCGTTCGGCGCCGCCTGGGCCGTCGCCCCGGGGGCCGCGGCGGGGGAGGCGGCCGGTCCACTGCTGACGGCCCTGCTCACCCTGGCCGCGGCCGGCGCGCTCTGGTGGCTGATGGTGCGCACCCTGACCGGTCGCCCGGAGCGCACCTCCCGTCCGCCGCGCGGGCTCCGCCTCGGCTGGTTCGACGTCCTCGGCGGCAGCCGGACGGGGGTGATCGCCGCGCGGACCATGACCTACTGGCTCCGCGACCCGCGCTACCAGGCCTCCCTCGTCGCCGTCCCGCTGCTGCCGATCGTGGCCGTCGTGCTGCTCGCCCTGGTGGGGGTGCCGTTCCCGCTGCTCTCGCTGCTGCCGGTGCCGCTCATCGCGCTGTTCCTCGGCTGGTTCCTGCACAACGACGTCGCCTACGACGGCTCGGCGTTCTGGCTGCACGCCGCCGCGGGAGTCCGCGGCTGGTCGGACCGGCTCGGCCGCGCGTTCCCGACCCTCCTGCTCGGCCTGCCGGTCGTCGTGCTCGGCTCGCTGGTGACCAGCGCGACCTCGGGGCTCGACGACGCGCTGCCTGTCCTGCTCGCGGTGAACGCCGCCCTGCTGCTCGTGCCGGCGGGAGTGGCGAGCACGCTCTCCGCCCGGCTCGCCTACCCGGCGCCGCGGCCCGGCGACAGCGCGTTCGTGCAGCCGCAGGCGCCGGGCGCGAGCGGCGCCGGAGCCCAGGCGCTCGCGTTCGGGCTGGGCCTGCTGCTGGCCGCGCCGTCCGTGGTGCTGGCGGTGCAGGCGCTCTTCTTCGGCGGTGACCGCGACCAGGCGATCCTCGTGGGCGCCGGCAGCGCCGTGGTCGTCTTCGCCCTCGGCGTGCTGCTCGGCGGCGTCCTCTTCGATCGCCGGGCCGCCGAGCTGGTGTCGTTCACCAGCCGCTACTGA